The DNA segment TTGGAGATATATAAATGTCATTCTGTTTGGCTTCAGTCTTTTGAAATTATTATGACTAGTTTTGGGGCCTGATGTATGGTTTATTTTGCAAAGTGACTCTGGCCAAATTGAGACCTGTGTATTGTGCTACTGTTGCTGGCCTGTTTCATAGGTGTCTAACTGGTGTTAAGTCTTCATTCCTCTGCTTACCCTCTGCTTAGTTGTTCTGGGAATTATTGAAAGTGGAGCATCAAACTATCTAATAATAActgctttctttgtttccattttttgctCCGTGTACTAAGGGctctgttgtttgttgtttgtaatGATATTTAGCCCTAGTAGATTGgaaatctttctttgtttctagtaATACCTTGCTTAAGGTCTCTTTTGTCTATATTACTGTGGCCACTCTGGTTTTCTCCTGGGTACTATTTGCTGATACGTCTTTCCTGGCATTTTTACTTTCTGTCCATCTCTTTTGAGTCCCACGTTTTTTACATTGGTATAAATTGTACAAAGCAATGGGCTTCATTATATTTTGATTCCTGCACATGATGTACTTCGATCATGGCCACGCCCTCCATTCCCCTCTTTTGTCCCCTCTCACTGCTTACTTTCTTCTCAAATAACCCTCCGATTCCCATGTCTTCTTAAAATGTCACTGTGTTTCATCTGTAGCTAGACAGCACAGGTCTGCATTTTAACATCCCATTCTCATGACACAGTTACACCCTTGGATTTGTGTACTCTGTTTCTAGTGATAGACGATAgacacatttttgttgttgtttggttagttggtttggtttggtttggtttggtttggtttggtttggtttgtttttttggcaAACACTCCTTATCTGTGTTTGCTCAGGAGAGCAGATAAATGTGAGGAACCAAGATCCTTTATTTCTTAGAAATCCCTGTTAATATGGCTTTCCTGTGTTTATCAACCCAGTGTTGTATATTGCAAGTAAGAAGTGATTTTCTCCGGTGAAAGTAAGGCACATTACAGGGCCTGTTCTCTTCGCTAGCATGCTTTGTCATAGCTCTCATGATCAGAGAGTAGACCGTGCACTGGTGTGCATGTTCTCATCCTGCCAAACAATACCTGTGAAACAAGCATGTTGCCAGGACTGTTGGGAACAATGTTTCTAATGCTGAGTATTTGAAACGGAGAGGCCAATTTGCTAAGGATCAGTTCACAAAAAGCCAATACTCTGAAAGTCACTTCAAAAGACCCATTATCCAGCGATTCCTGAGAAGCAGAGCAAGATGGCATAAACAAAACCATGTCGCATTTATTTGAAAAAGAATAGGTTATCCTGTTTTAGCTGCTGGCAACTAAAACTTGTTGCAATGTTAAGTGCTCACTAACATTTTTTGAAATATAATATCCTTATTATTTCTCTGAGAATTTCAGACacacataaaatgtattttaaccaTATttactccctcttctcctcccaactCCAGATCCATTTCCCCAACATCATATTCTCTTGTTTTAAATAGCCTAATATTACTTTGAATTGCACTGCCCACATGGTCATGGTTATGAGGTCATCCACGGGAGTGGGGAGACCTCAGGGTCCATGCACTTACAGAAAACACACTTGCCTTTGCCCCTCCCCCAGGAGTCATCAACTGCCCATAGCACCTCAGATAGGAGTGGGAACTTATGTGTCCCTCCCCCACCCATACCAGAATGTGGACTGCCTTAATCATGTGTGGGTCTTATTTGGGCAGCCACAGCTGCTAAGCATTCTACTGCGTGCAGACAAAACTGTGTTACCCCAGTCCTCCcaggctaacttttttttttaatttctgatttgcATATGGGTAAGTTAGTGTTAAAGTTTACTAAAAGTCAGAAGAATGAATTAAATTTTACACATTATACAACCATGAGGACATCTTTGAGACCTTAGTATAATGCTGCTGCATTTGGGGCTAATGTCACtgaatttccaaaaaaaaaaaaaaaaatgtaaatgtgctatACTTTTTTTTACTTCTAATAAGTAAGGCTTGTTTAGATGCAGTTCAAcatgtatttgttttataatatCTTCAGGTTATCTTAAGATATCTACTTTTATTTACAATAGTAAAATTTAGCAATATAGACAATAAAAAAGTAGACTTACTTCTATAGGAAATTGGTTTAAGTCATTAAATGATAAATTAAGGTATACCAATTGAAAAGCCACAGGTGTTAAGTCTGGACAGTTTGCTAGAAAGAATCCCTgtaggaataacaaaaaataagaTATTAATTATTAACAGTAAATTCTCTCTGTTGTACAATGTTTAATTTTCTAATAATAATACTACAACCTCACCAACAGGGTGTACTGTCTAAAACTGTTCTGATCTATTAAGAGAAAAATTACAACTCTGTGTAGTTTTAATCCATCTTtttctttgcatgtgtgtgtgatagatatgtgtgagtatgtgagtaaaGGCATGTGTTCCACAGGACATGTGTGACAGGCAAAGGTTCTTAGAATTGATGGCAGTTGCTTTATCCAgtaagccatcttctcagcctgcattatttttattttaagagatgatgactatgttttcatttttctatggcTAATTTGTTTAGGGGACGccttccctagtttctttttctAGTGCACAGAAACACAGTCTATGATTCTGTATGTTGATCTTGCTGATTAACTTTGCTGAATGTATTAGCTCTAAGACCTTTGTCAGTGATGATCATAATTCTAAAAGCCACCATCCCAAACACTGAAATTCCAGAAGAACACATGACAATCCTAAACTATTAACTTGTTGGTATCCCTGAAGTCCTCAAAACTATTTCCCactggaggaaaaagaaaaagtcacataAGGGAAAGCCAAGTTCTTGGTAGGGGGCTGGGGACTGACGCACATATGCGGTTGTTCTATTTGTTGCTAACTTACTTATCATTTACCACTTCTGCCTTTTTTATACACAGCGCCGTGCTTGCTCAAACACGCTCTTCAGCTGAGAGTAGGAAGAACTTGACAAGCATTCTGAAACCGGGCACTTTACTGATGAAATGTCCGTCCCAGGCTATAGAAGGCATTGCTCAGTCAACCAGGGCTCTCTCTGAGTGGAGATGTGGCTGCTGAGGTGATAAAATTGATTCATTTGCTAACATGAAAAAAGTACAAACTGCACTCGGGCTAACAGGTGACACCTTAGGACTCATtaaaattctctctccctctcttctcttcttcccttttctttcttttacaaacaaaaacaaaacaaatgtataGATTTTTGAAGCTAAAAGAGTTCTGAAACCTGGGGATGTAGCGTGtttgggtagagtgcttgcccagcaagcatgGGGCCCTGGATTCCATTCCTAGCACCATGTAAGCGGAGCATGGTGGAACATATGTAGAACTCCAGCACTCCGCAGTTGGAGGCGTGAGGACCCAAAATCATCCTAAGCGGTACTGCCAGCTCAGGAGACATTgcctcaaacaagcaaacaagccaaGGAAGTAGTGCTGAGTACAAATCCAACTGTGCGTGCTTACTGTGAGATCTCCTTACTGTGCGAGTTGCTTTCCTGCAACATCTATGTTTGCATCTGCAAAATGAATTATCAAGTTGCCTACACTGCAGACTGTACAATGTAGGAGGAGCTCTGGCTTGGAACATAGTATGTGTTTAATAAATGACAACCAGTACTACTGTGATTCGTCTGCTGGGCCATCCAAGCGTCCAGTGCAGACCAGCTTCACACTGGACTTGACACAAGGTCCAAAGCTTCTGGTAATTTAGAAACATGAACAATTTCAATCCTGCTTCCCAGAAtaaatgagggaaaaaaaaataaaaacagtatgaCTTCTCTGGATCGCAGCAACCTTTTAAACTTTATTGGTGAACTGAAGATAAACTTAGATAAGTTAAGTTTGGAGGTATGTTTTGCATGTATTCCTGGGAAGTGTCTGCGGTAATAGGAAAAGCTCCTTCAATGTAATGAAAACTAACCTAGATTGAGAAACTGAAAAGGTAAAAATAACTGATAATACCAATGGGCATGACTATTAAGGAGGTCTAACATACCTTAAGATTAAGTGCATTTCTTCCATATATTTGGCAATTTATTATGGCCAGGGTGGTCAGCGCCAGTACTGTTTCAGAGCGTGTTGCTGCAACAGCCTTAAAGCCTTCCCCTCGTAAGACATGGGCATCTGGGCCTATTGTTCTGGTGGTTCTCTGAACAgctaataaatagatagatagatagatagatagatagatagatagatagatagatagatagatagatattcaaaATGTCAAACCATAGGGTATTATGACTTCCATGGCTAAGTGGCATGGATGCTCTCACAAGAATGAATTACCAAAGGGATTGGCGATCCAGGTAGTCTGGAATCAACTCCCCAGATCCTGCACTCACCCAGACAGGATTGGTCTCTGTGCCACACCGGCTGTCTTGCTGGTTACATAACTGTCTTCACAAAATAAAACTGTATGCTCACTGATCGATTCTACCTACGAAACTCAGACTATATCTCTGCCTTCGGAAGCCACATgtgaagataatttaaaaatcctCATCTATAAATTAAGTAAGCAACTTTATGGttgacaaaaaaaaccaaaaaacaaaaaacaaaaaacaaaaaaacgggcATAGTGAACCGCATAGCTCTGATGTCACTTCCCCAGGAACATCTCCACTTCCTTCCTAAGATCCCCCTGATCTACCACTCCAAAGCCCCATACAGGTGGCTTCTTCCCTCAGTGGATAGATTCCatacagagaaggaaagaaaacaaaaaaaaaagctcctaGCAGTTAGCCAAGCAGAGGCACCTAAATTAACTTCATCATGTCCCCTGTGCATATGAGCTTGCATCAGACAAGATCTGTGCAAGAATATACCAAACtgcaactagaaaatatttttgaaattctaTGAAATACATTTTAAGCCTGCAACTACTTTTTGGCTGTATTGCTTGTAGAAAGATCATTTTTTAGGCCATGTATACTAGATTGgttttgaacccacagagatctgcttgtctctgtcttccaagtacCGCAATTAAAGGTATCTCCCCTCGTGCTCAGCTCTTCCAGACACACATTTACAGGTCTATAATTGCTTTCAGTTTCTGAAACAGACTGGACTCACTACACATCTATTGCAGTAAAATGTAATCACAAAGTTTAGAAATGTGTACGGTGCCAAGTAGTGAACTCTGGCCATAGGAGGAAGGAGGCAGCGAGGACTCAGCAGGGGGGAGTTAAGACACAAAGATGGCAGCTTGCTCCCTGCTCACCATTCTGCTGCCCCATAAGTTTCTCTAGGACTGGGGCCTGGGGCCGTCTGAGTCACACTGCATTGGTTACTTTCCAATGCCTTCGGGGGCTgctttatgtgcatttgtgtagaTTTGACTGTTGATTTTGGTAAGAATGTTAGTCCATCATTAGTTACTTGATTCTGGGACAGGACCAGAACTCTTTATTAAAAATCTGTCAGATAACTCTAACACTGTTTCTGCTACTTTTCAGTCACTTTGCTTGCGTAGGCTTGGTAATAATCAATTATTCGCCAAGTACTATGTCCATCAGATTGCAGGTAGACATACATGTGAGATGTAAAATTGAGTCACTTTTCAGCCAGTGTatggacctcactatgtagcccaggctggccttaaactctcaaTCTCCCTGCCTCCTGTCTGCTACCATCTCTGGCAGTAGAACGATGTCAACTTTCCCTAAAGATGGTTCTCATTTGTTTCTGTCATATGGCTAAGGTCCAGGCACTTAGAATGGGGCCTCGAATGTGGGGGAGAGTTGCCACCTAAAAGTGCCTGTCTATTGTCCCTGTCTAGATTAAGAACGCatcaattttatattttcaacatCAGTACAACATCTGgcccattgtcttttttttttttttttttttttttttttttttttttggagacaggtttctctgtgtagccctggctgtcctggaactcactttgtagaccaggctggcctcgaactcagaaatccgcctgcctctgcctcccgagtgctgggattaaaggcctgcgccaccaccgcccgcccGTGTGTAAGGAAACTGCTGAATAAATGGCTTAAGGAACGGGGGAGATGTGTGCCCTAACACTCACACAAACCAAATAACAAACACTTGGAGTGAGAGAGAATAATCTTATAATTGCTTCAAGAATGGTATAAACCTAGCACTTACTTTCAGGCGGTTTGTGGGCTTCTGTTTTTCCACTCACTGCAGCGGTGGTGGTGacagcggtggtggtggtggtggtggtggtggtggtggtggtggtggcggcggcggcggcggcggcagcggcagcagcagcagcagcattttctagattgaaaaaaagaaaaaaaaaaagagaacaacttTTAGATACCTTTGAGAGTGATTTCATtataagtattattattattataattattaatggACTGGGCTGCACTTCCTGTCCCCTTTAGGAGTCCTGTAGGCTACCCTCTAAATAGCTGTTTATCCTCCTTGAATACTTTAGGTCCTAGGTAAAGCACTACCAGGCACCTTCTCACTGATTTCCTTCTAGGTTTTTGTGAACTTTCTGATCAACTTTCATCAATACTATCCAGATACAGTAGCCAGGCTATCCTTCACAGCTCTATAAGGTCAGGGTGACTGTTGGTGTTCCCAGGCTGAGGTACGAAGTGTTAATCTAAATGTTCTTttttctggtctacaaagtgagttccaggacagccagggctatacagagaaaccctgtctcgaaagaaaaaacaaacaaacaaacaaacaaaaccaaaaacaaacaaacaaaaaaaaaacaaaaaacaaatgttctttttttttttctaccttgaAAACTCTCCACCTCCTTGTatttttccctctcctctgtTCTTAATGGCACCACCCCTGAAGACCACGTTTCAATTTTACTTACCTATCATAGCCTGTCTTAGAGGTTTTCTTGGCAAAACAGGCGTTGGCAGAGAACGGGCTGGCGGGAGTGAGCCAGTGTTCAGTACCACTTTACTTGGGGCTGCCGAAGGGTGTGTCCGTTCAGACCACTGCGGTTCAGGTATTACAGATGAAGTGCTAGGTACAGGGCTGAGTGCTGCCCTCTTTAcatctctgagaagagggagctcttgactatagcctGAAATCTTTGGTGCAGGGTGAAACTGGGTACCTAGTGGCTTAAACTTAGATGCGATGAATCTAGAGTAAGAAGTGGGTGAAGGTTTGGAAAACTCCTTGGAAAGAACTAAAGTGTTAAATGTCTTTTTAGTGAGATACCCATCTTCTTTGACTTCCTTTTTCGAGGACTTCTTGGCTCTTTTTTTCATTTGGGATAGCGTATTCTTAAAAATTCTGGAAGACGCCGACAGACATCTTGGAATGAACATGGAACCAGCGGTGCTCTTTGGGACCTTCCAGTGAAAACGGCGAACACGGTGTTGATGTGGAAAAATGTTAACCACTCTTTCGAGTGCCTTATGGTCATAGTCAAGACAGATGGTTTGAGTGCTGGTAGGTCTTTGTGATTGAGAAACATTTTGATCCATTTTCACGAAAGCACTTTCATCAGGATCGAACTTTCCATAGGTCTCCTCCTTCGGTTCTCTAGCCTTAACTAAACAGAATAAAGGGTTAGAGGGCGAGATGAGCATATATTTATTAAGCTCTCCAAACAAAGCTGCTAAaggctgtttttttgttgttgttttttacttCTCATTCACCTTCTAAGAACAGATCCGCTTAGCTGTGGGGACTTCTGTCAAACTGATAGGAATATACTTTGAGCAAACAATTGAGAAGCTAACCGACTTACAAAGGATGGAGCAACTCTTGGAAGAACAAAAACCGTGGGGAAAAGTCCAAGACACAAAGAAGAGATTTGGGGCAGTTGTCACTAAAACTCTGGCAATAGAGACGGCGAAAGGGACTTTTGATGAAATGGCTCGTTCATCATCAGCTTTCCCCatctgaatttttttattattatttagtaaagtgcaacatttctttttcatgccaaatgaaaacataaaagcaGCCTTTCAGACATAGGGACATGCTGATACTGACTAAAAGATACTGCATGTTTATGTCTCTGCTAAGAACTCTTTCCTCACTTAGGTCCAGAGATTTATGGAGCCTGCATTATTGGATACCTCAGTCCATCAGATGTGCCTCTCCTTACCTATGGGACAGAATGTCAGGCATCATCTTCCTGTTGCCTTAACTGCAATAAATGGCGATGAACATTCCGTTCCAGCGAGGAGGGAATGGATTCAGTATGGTGGAACTTCAACGGGAAGGTACACAAATCCTCTACCCAGCATCTCAACTCCCCCTCTATGGATGAGGCCAGAGCTGGGCTGAGAGAGAGGGACTGTGATTGGTGTCATGGCCACCACGTTAACCCTGTTCCCagactctcccttctccctttggTGGCTGGAGAGGGACATGAAATTTCCCATTTCAAGCCAATTGAGGGGGACTTGGCAGAGAGCTGTGTATGGAGGACTCCAAGGAGTGACTACTGAAGGGGGAGCTGGCGTCGCCTTATCACCTAAGCAAAGTGTACCAGCATTCTTAACCCAACCATTTCACCATGACCttagctttttttccccccaaggtaTTTCTATTCATACGTTTCCAGTACTATCCTCTGCATGCAGAAAGCACacagtctcctttttttttttttttttttttttgtatcccaCTTTAAGTCAAGGTTTGGTTCAAGCCTTGCTACTACAGCTTCTCATAGCTGCTAACTACACCGGTCTCTACcattgtgtgcacacatatgtatccAAGTGTATCCAATGCTGCTTTCTCCTGTTGCTTCCTGTCTTCATTTCCTGTGAAGCTCATTATTAGTAGCCAACGGAAAGGTGATGTAAAGCAGGAACAAGGTCATTAAATTCTGTACGATGAACAGGTACGTTCCAATTTTTGGCTATGTGAAGGTTCTGGTTCCGTgttataatgtttattttataaattagacTTAAGCCACttatatttgttcattcattgaGCAAATATCACAAATACCCACTATGAACAAAGTACTCGGGGTTGATGTTAGTCAAGGTCATAGACTCTCCAAGATGGCAAAGGCAAATAAGCTTTGTGGTGCCAACGTCGAGAAATTCTGCACTGGGCTATGGAGTGAAACCAAAGACAAATAGTGAAAGTCCAGCACAGAACCTGGTAAGGAGCTGTCAATCTGCAGGGCCGTGGGTGCTACTTACAGAACAGCTTGCAAATATAGAAACACGGGACATCACAGAAACACAGGAAGGATGACGTAGAAATGGCACAACAATGGTTTTGTCGGATTCGGGGGTAATGGATAGATTGCTTTTTTACATCTTTGATAGGCATAGATGAAAGGATAACTTTAACATTATAAAAGTGGCTcatctttaaaaactttttaaaaatgtgtaggaGTGTTTTTGCCTACATGACATGATTGCctagtgcctgcagagaccagaagagaacactggatcttctggaactgtgAGGCACCAAGTagctgctgggaatcaaaccctggtcctctaagAAGAGCCGCCagtgcttaaccactgaaccatctctctggcccctatcCCACCTGACAGAAACTAGTGGAAGATGATGAGCAAGGTCTGGTTTTGTTGACTATTTCATCACCAGTTCCTACAGTGTGCTTAATAAACACAGTCAATCTTCATTATTTGTTTAGACTTAGCAAATGCTCAAGTACCCTACACTGAACTTCTAGGGAAAATTATAAGGTCAGGTTCCTTTAAGACTCTGTTCTCAACATTTTCATCAACCAATCCACATATAATCGTGTGGTTCTATGGTCTGCATTTAAGGACATACTATTTGAATAGATATGATGAAATATACTTTcctaatatatagaatatatcatTGGTTTGTTACTATAGACCTCACAGCCAAGCATACTGCACACATCAAGGAAGTTCGTCTGACATGATGTTCTCTGCTAAGCACATTACAGCTTTCTCTTGTTTAGACTGAGCTTCAACAATACACTTATGGATATCATAAACCAACAGATAAAAAAGAGGGGGCACAAAAAATTCAAAGAACCATGGAATTAAGTAGACCAGGAAAGGAACACGTGTTTATATTACAGGAGCTGAAACAGGAAGGCAGAGTCAATCCTGCGTCATCCAGGTGTGTACTGGGTTCATGCGTGTTGTGGAACTTGTATTTTCGCTTATCTAAACACACGTTCCCATGAACAGAAGAACTAttgatttggggattttagcAGTAAGTAAACTCATATTTGACAAGTCCACGAATGAGGATCAATCAATGAGCACACCTATAGAACTGATTCTTGGTTGTTGTCACCTTATGATAAACATTTTTCCGTATGGCTATTAGTAACTGTCTTTACTGAGATTGTAAATTAAGTAAAGCAAGGGATTTCTATGGAAAAAAAACACACCAAGGTTAATACACATATCTGTACATACCTGTATGTACTATAcgaactttcttttttaataaaggtACTTTAGGGAGCTTTGGAGGTAAGGGTCTTCGCAGAAGTAGTGGATGCTGCTGGGTTTTGAGTGAGCGATAAATGCTCTTTTTCATAGCTGCTGGTTAAGTGAGAACTGAACTTCCTGAGAACGAATCGTTACTGAAAAGAAGTGGTTATCACTTAGAAAATATCCTTACGGAAACCATTCTGAGTTGCTATGATACTGAGTTTAAGCAGGCTAGCATTgtaaggaggggggggggggaaagagtaaaaaaaatcatttaaaatttatttttgaagtaCTTTTAAAATGGCATATTTTTAATACAGGCTTAAGCATGGAGcttaagaaagacagagaggcatTCAAAAAGTTTAACGTTTTCTTTCTGTACTGGATATTGAAACTCTGGTCTCATGCAAGGCCATATCACTGAGCCAAATCCCCCTGCTTTCCAATTTGCTTAAAATTAGAAGTTGGGAAATACATTTGTAAGCCCAACACTTGAAAGcctgagacaggagggtcagcctgggctacacggggaagggtggtttcttttaaaaatttagattaATAATTAATATAGATAAAACATATTCTATTATTAATCTAGACCTTGCTAACATTTCCCGTGTGAGTATGAAATTCAACCAGCCAACGCTATTTTCAGTCAGTAAATGGTGACCTCTCTCCCTGCAATATAGGCATTGGCATTTCATTCACTACCTCCCAAATATTATCAGTATAGACTTAGAAgggattttggaaaaaaaaaaaaaaaagaaggtaaaggCCTCTGAAATCCCACAGTATCTAACCATACACAAACGGTTTTCTTGTATGGCGATGGCTTGTTTTAACTCTCAGCTGACTTAATTTGTCCATAATTATGCAACTCCAAAATAAGACAGGCTTTTTAATACAATGAGATGTTCCAGGATGGCGGGGAATcccagagaatagggaaataaGGACACCAGCTgtcctccgcccccccccccacgccccaccGCCCAAAATAAGTCTTTGTTTTCAGGGCAACCTCAAAAGTGCCTGGCACAGTGCAGCTCCGCGGAATGCCCGGCAGGCAGGGAACCCTGGTGCGGTGCAGAAGAGCGGTTTACCCGCGAAAGGTAACTGCAGGCCAGCGCTCGCTCCTGATTTGTCGGCTGGTAGCGCGTGCCCGCCCGCCACAAGTTTCCTTTTCTAGTTGGTGGGGAGACCCCATCACCACCCCCCAGTCCCCAAGTGTCCAGCTCCTACGGACCCTGCCTTCAAGCACACAGACCAGATTTCCCACGTCCATCTCCTTTATCCCTGAGTCCTGGCTGCCAGTGACTGTCTAGCGAGGTCTCCAGTTAGGTCTAATTCCATGTTTGTGCTGGACGCAGCTCCTTTAGCAGCATCCCCAAGCCCTGCTACAGCCGAATTACGCTCATAGTAAGGACCACCAACTAGTCCCCGCCCCCCAACACTTCCCCACCCCCCCGCAcccgcacaccccc comes from the Mus musculus strain C57BL/6J chromosome 14, GRCm38.p6 C57BL/6J genome and includes:
- the Lrrc63 gene encoding leucine-rich repeat-containing protein 63 isoform X3, encoding MKKSIYRSLKTQQHPLLLRRPLPPKLPKVPLLKKKVRIVHTVKAREPKEETYGKFDPDESAFVKMDQNVSQSQRPTSTQTICLDYDHKALERVVNIFPHQHRVRRFHWKVPKSTAGSMFIPRCLSASSRIFKNTLSQMKKRAKKSSKKEVKEDGYLTKKTFNTLVLSKEFSKPSPTSYSRFIASKFKPLGTQFHPAPKISGYSQELPLLRDVKRAALSPVPSTSSVIPEPQWSERTHPSAAPSKVVLNTGSLPPARSLPTPVLPRKPLRQAMIENAAAAAAAAAAAAAATTTTTTTTTTTTTAVTTTAAVSGKTEAHKPPETVQRTTRTIGPDAHVLRGEGFKAVAATRSETVLALTTLAIINCQIYGRNALNLKGFFLANCPDLTPVAFQLVYLNLSFNDLNQFPIEVILPELS
- the Lrrc63 gene encoding leucine-rich repeat-containing protein 63 isoform X2; this translates as MKKSIYRSLKTQQHPLLLRRPLPPKLPKVPLLKKKVRIVHTVKAREPKEETYGKFDPDESAFVKMDQNVSQSQRPTSTQTICLDYDHKALERVVNIFPHQHRVRRFHWKVPKSTAGSMFIPRCLSASSRIFKNTLSQMKKRAKKSSKKEVKEDGYLTKKTFNTLVLSKEFSKPSPTSYSRFIASKFKPLGTQFHPAPKISGYSQELPLLRDVKRAALSPVPSTSSVIPEPQWSERTHPSAAPSKVVLNTGSLPPARSLPTPVLPRKPLRQAMIENAAAAAAAAAAAAAATTTTTTTTTTTTTAVTTTAAVSGKTEAHKPPETVQRTTRTIGPDAHVLRGEGFKAVAATRSETVLALTTLAIINCQIYGRNALNLKGFFLANCPDLTPVAFQLVYLNLSFNDLNQFPIENHCSLKWLMNDSMDRPS
- the Lrrc63 gene encoding leucine-rich repeat-containing protein 63 isoform X1 is translated as MKKSIYRSLKTQQHPLLLRRPLPPKLPKVPLLKKKVRIVHTVKAREPKEETYGKFDPDESAFVKMDQNVSQSQRPTSTQTICLDYDHKALERVVNIFPHQHRVRRFHWKVPKSTAGSMFIPRCLSASSRIFKNTLSQMKKRAKKSSKKEVKEDGYLTKKTFNTLVLSKEFSKPSPTSYSRFIASKFKPLGTQFHPAPKISGYSQELPLLRDVKRAALSPVPSTSSVIPEPQWSERTHPSAAPSKVVLNTGSLPPARSLPTPVLPRKPLRQAMIENAAAAAAAAAAAAAATTTTTTTTTTTTTAVTTTAAVSGKTEAHKPPETVQRTTRTIGPDAHVLRGEGFKAVAATRSETVLALTTLAIINCQIYGRNALNLKGFFLANCPDLTPVAFQLVYLNLSFNDLNQFPIEILYLQNLQVLKLRNNPIKEIPSEIHLLTYLRIFSIAFNYITKLPDGLFCLNYLEELDVSYNEIENISNEIQKLRSLEKLIVDGNPITSFPPGILKLNLIKLQIENTFTCSQFWLESSWNDPQQLTQICSLFLVKNKLLDYIPDAVRKSLKSTSECDWCHGPKFGEGFRIIRSCDIFGVSHVPIMFHVCSSTCYRDIRETSFVLEGFPSRRIALHMDWVKESKVSNVSFYL